In a genomic window of Myotis daubentonii chromosome 18, mMyoDau2.1, whole genome shotgun sequence:
- the VSIG8 gene encoding V-set and immunoglobulin domain-containing protein 8 isoform X2 translates to MGVRGAFHLLLMCLSPALLSAVRINGDGQEILYLAEGDNVRLGCPYILDPEDYGPSGLDIEWMQVNSEPSHRENVFLSYQDKRINHGNLPHLQQRVRFAASDPSQYDASINLMNLQVSDTATYECRVKKTTMATRKVIVTVQARPAVPLCWSEGHMAYGNDVVLKCFASGGTPPLSYNWAKISGHTHPYRAGSYHSQHSFQSELSYQESFHSSINQDSRRAGVIVGAVLGSLLLLGCLLLAIWALTCCCCGGAGGSRGAFGYGNGSRVRGGACGDLSNEIREDAVAPGCKARGRGSRVSHLLGYPPQTARCSPRRECASPPCGGPEDVALASRTAACEAGPAPVYVKVTCAESEDGARGSRLGKDGLVV, encoded by the exons ATGGGAGTTCGAGGAGCCTTCCACCTTCTGCTCATGTGCCTGAGCCCAG CACTGCTATCTGCTGTGCGGATCAACGGGGATGGCCAGGAGATCCTGTACCTGGCAGAAGGTGACAATGTAAGACTGGGCTGCCCCTACATCCTGGACCCTGAGGATTATGGCCCCAGTGGGCTGGACATCGAGTGGATGCAGGTCAATTCAGAACCTTCACATCGGGAGAACGTG tTCCTTAGTTACCAGGACAAGAGAATCAACCACGGCAAcctcccccacctgcagcagagggtCCGCTTTGCAGCCTCAGACCCCAGCCAGTACGATGCCTCCATCAACCTCATGAACCTGCAGGTCTCCGACACAGCCACCTATGAGTGCCGGGTGAAGAAGACCACGATGGCTACCCGGAAGGTCATCGTCACCGTCCAAG CTCGGCCCGCCGTGCCCCTGTGCTGGTCTGAGGGCCACATGGCCTATGGCAACGATGTGGTGCTGAAGTGCTTTGCCAGTGGGGGCACCCCGCCTCTCTCCTACAACTGGGCCAAGATCAGTGGGCACACCCACCCCTACCGGGCAGGATCCTATCACTCGCAGCACAGTTTCCAGTCTGAGCTGTCCTATCAGGAGTCCTTCCACAGCTCCATCAATCAAG ACTCCCGGCGTGCAGGCGTGATCGTCGGCGCAGTGCTGGGCTCTCTGCTCCTGTTGGGGTGCCTGCTGCTGGCCATCTGGGCGCtcacctgctgctgctgtgggggAGCTGGCGGGTCCCGCGGGGCCTTCGGCTATGGCAACGGCAGCAGGGTCCGCGGAGGGGCCTGCGGAGACCTGTCTAATGAGATCAG AGAGGACGCCGTGGCGCCCGGGTGCAAGGCCCGCGGGCGCGGCAGCCGCGTCTCCCACCTGCTGGGGTACCCGCCGCAGACCGCCCGCTGCTCCCCGCGCCGCGAGTGCGCGTCCCCGCCCTGCGGCGGCCCCGAGGACGTGGCCCTGGCGTCCCGCACCGCCGCCTGCGAGGCGGGCCCCGCCCCGGTCTACGTCAAGGTCACCTGCGCCGAGTCCGAGGACGGCGCCCGGGGGTCGCGGCTGGGCAAGGACGGCCTGGTGGTGTGA
- the VSIG8 gene encoding V-set and immunoglobulin domain-containing protein 8 isoform X1 — translation MGVRGAFHLLLMCLSPALLSAVRINGDGQEILYLAEGDNVRLGCPYILDPEDYGPSGLDIEWMQVNSEPSHRENVFLSYQDKRINHGNLPHLQQRVRFAASDPSQYDASINLMNLQVSDTATYECRVKKTTMATRKVIVTVQARPAVPLCWSEGHMAYGNDVVLKCFASGGTPPLSYNWAKISGHTHPYRAGSYHSQHSFQSELSYQESFHSSINQVSGVFNGDLVLKDISYEDNGLYQCTVANHVGYSVCVVEMKVSDSRRAGVIVGAVLGSLLLLGCLLLAIWALTCCCCGGAGGSRGAFGYGNGSRVRGGACGDLSNEIREDAVAPGCKARGRGSRVSHLLGYPPQTARCSPRRECASPPCGGPEDVALASRTAACEAGPAPVYVKVTCAESEDGARGSRLGKDGLVV, via the exons ATGGGAGTTCGAGGAGCCTTCCACCTTCTGCTCATGTGCCTGAGCCCAG CACTGCTATCTGCTGTGCGGATCAACGGGGATGGCCAGGAGATCCTGTACCTGGCAGAAGGTGACAATGTAAGACTGGGCTGCCCCTACATCCTGGACCCTGAGGATTATGGCCCCAGTGGGCTGGACATCGAGTGGATGCAGGTCAATTCAGAACCTTCACATCGGGAGAACGTG tTCCTTAGTTACCAGGACAAGAGAATCAACCACGGCAAcctcccccacctgcagcagagggtCCGCTTTGCAGCCTCAGACCCCAGCCAGTACGATGCCTCCATCAACCTCATGAACCTGCAGGTCTCCGACACAGCCACCTATGAGTGCCGGGTGAAGAAGACCACGATGGCTACCCGGAAGGTCATCGTCACCGTCCAAG CTCGGCCCGCCGTGCCCCTGTGCTGGTCTGAGGGCCACATGGCCTATGGCAACGATGTGGTGCTGAAGTGCTTTGCCAGTGGGGGCACCCCGCCTCTCTCCTACAACTGGGCCAAGATCAGTGGGCACACCCACCCCTACCGGGCAGGATCCTATCACTCGCAGCACAGTTTCCAGTCTGAGCTGTCCTATCAGGAGTCCTTCCACAGCTCCATCAATCAAG TTTCAGGTGTGTTTAACGGCGATCTGGTGTTGAAGGACATCTCCTATGAGGACAATGGGCTGTACCAGTGCACGGTGGCCAACCACGTGGgctacagtgtgtgtgtggtggagatGAAGGTCTCAG ACTCCCGGCGTGCAGGCGTGATCGTCGGCGCAGTGCTGGGCTCTCTGCTCCTGTTGGGGTGCCTGCTGCTGGCCATCTGGGCGCtcacctgctgctgctgtgggggAGCTGGCGGGTCCCGCGGGGCCTTCGGCTATGGCAACGGCAGCAGGGTCCGCGGAGGGGCCTGCGGAGACCTGTCTAATGAGATCAG AGAGGACGCCGTGGCGCCCGGGTGCAAGGCCCGCGGGCGCGGCAGCCGCGTCTCCCACCTGCTGGGGTACCCGCCGCAGACCGCCCGCTGCTCCCCGCGCCGCGAGTGCGCGTCCCCGCCCTGCGGCGGCCCCGAGGACGTGGCCCTGGCGTCCCGCACCGCCGCCTGCGAGGCGGGCCCCGCCCCGGTCTACGTCAAGGTCACCTGCGCCGAGTCCGAGGACGGCGCCCGGGGGTCGCGGCTGGGCAAGGACGGCCTGGTGGTGTGA